The Amycolatopsis sp. 195334CR genome window below encodes:
- a CDS encoding DUF58 domain-containing protein, translating into MRLTRRGVAVLVLAVVLLGAGIWAGHPMLRALGGICAGAVLVAVLLVGRSPKVAVSRAVYPDRVERGRPALARLLVRNEGTRRQAGFTAGDRVGSGVRAVGVRALAPGAEAVYHYELPTEQRGKFEVGPLVLERSDPLGLARNRLASGDPVTLWVHPRRHPVRAVSGGQPRHHHEGRAADDALHGSLDLRDVREYVPGDEVRHLHWKATARTGSLMVREFADPDQPRLTLVLDTRAERGFEDAVEVAASMLNAAALSGHRCRLVTPAGLDVSTSDGPQGARRLLDELCVAQAEPAQISLVPKALTRSRSRGGALVVVATGPSDPAELARLRPFYPVFTVFSLGGRMAAVPGARLLEGPSATGLLQRWNTVVK; encoded by the coding sequence GTGCGCCTGACCCGGCGCGGGGTGGCCGTGCTGGTGCTCGCCGTGGTGCTGCTCGGCGCCGGGATCTGGGCCGGGCACCCGATGCTGCGCGCGCTCGGCGGGATCTGCGCGGGCGCGGTGCTGGTCGCCGTGCTGCTGGTGGGGCGCAGCCCCAAGGTCGCGGTGTCGCGGGCGGTCTACCCGGATCGCGTCGAACGCGGCCGCCCGGCGCTCGCGCGGCTGCTGGTGCGCAACGAAGGCACGCGACGGCAGGCGGGGTTCACCGCGGGCGACCGCGTCGGGTCCGGGGTGCGCGCGGTCGGCGTGCGGGCGCTGGCTCCCGGTGCGGAAGCCGTGTACCACTACGAACTGCCGACCGAGCAGCGTGGCAAGTTCGAGGTCGGACCGCTGGTGCTGGAGCGGTCGGATCCGCTCGGCCTGGCCAGGAACCGGCTCGCCAGCGGGGATCCGGTGACGTTGTGGGTGCACCCGCGCCGCCACCCGGTGCGCGCGGTCTCCGGCGGGCAGCCCCGCCACCACCACGAAGGCCGGGCTGCCGACGACGCGCTGCACGGCTCGCTCGACCTCCGCGACGTGCGCGAGTACGTGCCCGGTGACGAGGTGCGCCACCTGCACTGGAAGGCCACCGCGCGCACCGGCAGCCTGATGGTGCGCGAGTTCGCCGACCCGGACCAGCCGCGGCTGACCCTGGTGCTGGACACCAGGGCCGAACGCGGGTTCGAGGACGCCGTCGAAGTCGCCGCGTCGATGCTGAACGCCGCCGCGTTGTCCGGGCACCGCTGCCGCCTGGTCACCCCGGCCGGGCTCGACGTGTCCACTTCGGACGGTCCGCAGGGAGCGCGGCGGCTGCTGGACGAGCTGTGCGTCGCCCAGGCCGAACCGGCGCAGATCTCGTTGGTACCGAAGGCGTTGACCAGGTCGCGGTCGCGCGGGGGTGCGCTGGTGGTGGTCGCCACCGGGCCGTCCGACCCGGCGGAACTGGCGCGGTTGCGGCCGTTCTACCCGGTGTTCACCGTGTTCTCCCTCGGTGGCCGGATGGCCGCGGTGCCCGGCGCGCGCCTGCTCGAAGGACCGTCGGCGACGGGGCTGCTCCAGCGGTGGAACACGGTGGTCAAGTGA